One region of Glycine max cultivar Williams 82 chromosome 9, Glycine_max_v4.0, whole genome shotgun sequence genomic DNA includes:
- the LOC100804986 gene encoding protein PPLZ12 has product MGNTFCFFCGCVAQSSVGVVEQWGRFHRLAQPGFHFFNPLAGECLSGILSTRISSLDVRIETKTKDNVFVQLLCSIQYRVIKENADDAFYELQNPQEQIQAYVFDVTRAIVPRMNLDELFEQKGEVAKAVLEELEKVMGEYGYSIEHILMVDIIPDPAVRKAMNEINAAQRMQLASEYKGEAEKVLLVKKAEAEAEAKYLGGVGVARQRQAITDGLRENILNFSHKVEGTNAKEVMDLIMITQYFDTIKDLGNSSKNTTVFIPHGPGHVRDIGEQIRNGLMEAASAQVNVEE; this is encoded by the exons ATGGGGAACACGTTCTGCTTCTTCTGTGGTTGCGTTGCTCAATCCAGCGTCGGCGTGGTCGAGCAGTGGGGTCGCTTCCACCGCCTCGCCCAACCGGGCTTCCACTTTTTCAACCCTCTCGCCGGCGAATGCCTCTCCGGTATCCTCTCCACCAGGATCTCCTCCCTCGACGTCCGCATCGAAACCAAAACCAAG GACAATGTTTTTGTGCAGTTGCTGTGTTCGATTCAATACCGAGTGATTAAGGAAAACGCTGATGATGCTTTCTATGAGTTGCAAAACCCTCAGGAGCAGATCCAGGCTTATGTTTTTGATG TGACTCGTGCTATTGTTCCTAGAATGAACTTGGATGAACTCTTTGAGCAGAAGGGTGAGGTTGCCAAAGCTGTCTTGGAGGAACTTGAAAAG GTGATGGGAGAGTATGGCTATAGTATAGAGCACATACTCATGGTTGATATTATACCTGATCCTGCTGTGCGTAAGGCAATGAATGAGATCAATGCCG cTCAAAGGATGCAACTTGCTAGTGAGTACAAAGGAGAAGCTGAAAAGGTGTTGCTAGTTAAAAAAGCAGAGGCTGAAGCTGAAGCCAAGTATTTGGGTGGGGTTGGTGTAGCCAGGCAGCGGCAAGCTATAACAGATGGTTTGAGAGAGAACATCCTCAATTTCTCTCACAAGGTAGAAGGCACTAATGCTAAGGAGGTGATGGATCTTATCATGATTACTCAGTACTTTGACACAATCAAAGACCTTGGGAACTCATCAAAGAATACCACTGTTTTTATACCCCATGGTCCTGGCCACGTTAGGGATATTGGTGAGCAGATACGCAATGGACTGATGGAAGCAGCCAGTGCTCAAGTAAATGTAGAGGAGTGA